One genomic region from Pempheris klunzingeri isolate RE-2024b chromosome 4, fPemKlu1.hap1, whole genome shotgun sequence encodes:
- the gpr184 gene encoding G protein-coupled receptor 184, which yields MNITISSQATNSTVCVEIGKSAISDFLMSVYILAFIFGLIFNVLTLGPIWQQVQRQNVLGIFLLNLSISDMLFLFTMPLWINYYRQDHHWQLGVVSCSIAGFFYYSNMYISIYLLCCISVDRCLVVTYPLRSKTHRTSRYAWAQCATVLVVVVVLHIMVLVNDNLKDAHDDNNDRCYETYPMQPPVALFNLLRVGIGFLLPLLVLAVSYWRVLATVGQSPGLSAQAKRKVRLLSFGVIGIFSICFAPYHILLLTRSLVFYNSKDTSDSQGSYCQFEQKMHFFFSCTLALSSLNCVVDPVLYVLVSNGVQEEVKLCWRRHRKIQTDDCALTAYNKGKSNTNLI from the coding sequence ATGAACATCACCATCTCATCACAAGCCACTAATTCAACAGTGTGTGTTGAAATTGGCAAGAGTGCCATCAGTGACTTCCTGATGTCTGTTTACATCCTGGCATTTATCTTCGGTCTGATCTTCAACGTGCTGACTCTAGGCCCCATTTGGCAGCAAGTGCAGCGGCAAAACGTTCTGGGCATCTTCCTGCTCAACCTGTCCATCTCTGACATGCTTTTCCTCTTCACTATGCCTCTTTGGATCAATTATTACCGGCAGGACCACCACTGGCAGCTAGGTGTTGTCTCCTGCAGTATAGCTGGCTTCTTCTACTACTCCAACATGTACATCAGTATCTACCTGCTCTGCTGCATCTCTGTGGACCGCTGCCTGGTGGTCACCTACCCACTCCGCTCCAAGACCCACCGTACATCGCGCTACGCCTGGGCGCAGTGTGCCACTGTTTTagttgtggtggtggtgctgcacATCATGGTTCTGGTCAATGACAATCTCAAAGATGCCCATGATGACAACAATGACCGTTGTTATGAGACGTATCCCATGCAGCCGCCTGTCGCCTTGTTCAACCTGCTCAGAGTGGGCATTGGTTTCCTGTTGCCCCTGCTGGTGTTGGCGGTGAGCTACTGGCGGGTGCTGGCCACTGTGGGCCAAAGTCCCGGCCTGAGTGCCCAGGCTAAGAGGAAGGTCCGCCTGCTGTCCTTTGGGGTGATTGGGATCTTTTCAATTTGTTTCGCTCCATATCACATTCTCCTGCTCACACGCTCACTTGTTTTCTACAACAGCAAAGACACATCAGATTCTCAAGGAAGTTACTGCCAATTTGAacaaaaaatgcactttttcttCTCGTGTACGCTGGCACTGTCGAGTTTGAACTGCGTTGTGGACCCTGTGCTGTATGTACTGGTCAGTAACGGCGTCCAGGAGGAGGTGAAACTGTGCTGGAGGAGGCACAGAAAGATACAGACAGATGACTGCGCTCTAACTGCATATAACAAAGGAAAGTCTAACacaaatttaatataa